In Salana multivorans, a single genomic region encodes these proteins:
- a CDS encoding MATE family efflux transporter, with protein sequence MSRALTSGSPLKLIVRFAVPMFIGLLFQQLYQFVDALVVGRVLGMDALASVGASGGITFLLLGFTMGMANGFAIPVARAFGAGDAAGLRRAVAVGAILSAGMAVLLTVGGIPLARHLLVLLHTPAELLPQATTFLTVLLAGSPTLVAFNYLSGIIRALGDSTTPLIFLAISSLLNVGLVVLLVGWADLGIGGAALATVVAQLATVVACLWLIARRMPQLRPRHEDWRPARADVVESVSIGLPMGFQMSIIAVGTLVLQYAINGLGAGAVAAFTAGSRVDALAMAPLQALGMAVATYVAQNRGAAAWSRIRRGVSQTAWLGAGVAVTVGAACILWGDAIIGSFTATDAHSEEIIRTAHTLLLVNGTLYSVLALLFIFRSALQGLGRSGIPTFSGVMELLLRSAAALLLVDTLGFLGAVLAAPMAWVGALVPLWWSWELRRREMGLVADGLPSPREAAECRRSGRLAPTRARVRAGVRAGMTAGATVRARVRHRADERARVRQCGISSAAALRAGAESAVALASGSAAALPPRGTLALPVETGKVPGREHTSAAARLS encoded by the coding sequence GTGTCCAGGGCCCTGACCAGCGGATCCCCGCTCAAGCTCATCGTTCGTTTCGCAGTGCCGATGTTCATCGGCCTGCTCTTCCAGCAGCTCTACCAGTTCGTCGACGCCCTCGTGGTCGGTCGCGTGCTCGGGATGGACGCCCTCGCCTCGGTCGGCGCCAGCGGCGGCATCACGTTCCTGCTCCTCGGCTTCACCATGGGGATGGCGAACGGTTTCGCCATCCCGGTGGCGCGCGCGTTCGGCGCGGGCGACGCGGCCGGGCTGCGCCGGGCCGTCGCGGTCGGCGCGATCCTCTCGGCCGGCATGGCGGTGCTGCTGACGGTCGGCGGCATCCCGCTCGCCCGTCACCTGCTCGTCCTGCTCCACACGCCGGCCGAGCTCCTGCCGCAGGCGACCACCTTCCTCACGGTCCTCCTCGCCGGCAGCCCGACCCTCGTGGCGTTCAACTACCTCTCGGGCATCATCCGGGCGCTCGGCGACTCCACGACCCCGCTCATCTTCCTCGCGATCTCGAGCCTGCTGAACGTCGGGCTCGTCGTGCTCCTCGTCGGCTGGGCCGACCTCGGGATCGGCGGTGCGGCGCTCGCGACGGTCGTCGCCCAGCTCGCCACCGTCGTCGCCTGCCTCTGGCTCATCGCGCGGCGGATGCCGCAGCTTCGACCGCGGCACGAGGACTGGCGCCCGGCGCGGGCCGACGTCGTCGAGTCCGTGAGCATCGGCCTGCCGATGGGGTTCCAGATGTCGATCATCGCCGTCGGCACCCTCGTGCTGCAGTACGCGATCAACGGCCTCGGGGCCGGGGCGGTCGCCGCGTTCACGGCGGGCAGCCGCGTCGACGCGCTCGCGATGGCGCCGCTCCAGGCGCTCGGGATGGCGGTCGCGACCTACGTCGCGCAGAACCGCGGGGCCGCGGCGTGGTCGCGGATCCGCCGCGGGGTCTCCCAGACGGCGTGGCTCGGGGCGGGGGTCGCCGTCACGGTCGGCGCGGCCTGCATCCTGTGGGGCGACGCGATCATCGGCAGCTTCACGGCGACCGACGCGCACAGCGAGGAGATCATCCGCACGGCGCACACGCTGCTGCTCGTCAACGGAACGCTCTACTCCGTGCTGGCCCTCCTGTTCATCTTCCGCTCGGCGCTCCAGGGCCTCGGTCGCAGCGGCATCCCGACGTTCTCCGGCGTCATGGAGCTGCTCCTGCGCTCGGCGGCCGCGCTGCTGCTGGTCGACACGCTCGGGTTCCTCGGGGCCGTGCTCGCCGCGCCGATGGCGTGGGTTGGCGCGCTCGTCCCGCTGTGGTGGTCGTGGGAGCTGCGGCGTCGTGAGATGGGTCTCGTCGCCGACGGGCTCCCGTCGCCGCGCGAGGCGGCCGAGTGCCGACGGTCGGGTCGCCTGGCGCCGACCCGCGCCCGGGTCAGGGCCGGGGTCCGCGCCGGCATGACCGCCGGCGCGACCGTGCGGGCGCGCGTGCGCCACCGCGCGGACGAACGGGCCCGCGTGCGCCAGTGCGGGATCTCCTCGGCGGCCGCGCTGCGCGCCGGCGCGGAGTCGGCCGTGGCGCTCGCGTCGGGCTCGGCGGCGGCGCTGCCTCCCCGGGGCACGCTGGCCCTGCCGGTCGAGACCGGTAAGGTCCCTGGGCGTGAGCACACTTCCGCCGCTGCCCGGCTCTCCTGA
- a CDS encoding suppressor of fused domain protein, which yields MTDDGGAPALPLAEPDESFPLHVWNAFGVTPRVLTEKIGGSVMVVAKTPPDQDEGGPVTVMTAGVGRLPVDGALPVELAVEVPPGQEGAALVALRIVANDVATRRRVPPVDTPWRNGTPFLSGTQIAAIVATTSRWGASFDEVRNPAGELVGHVRTLRLITDPEAAVMAAEGWAGLLARAGSIDALLDVQRTSTVPAPGGAPVTGAGNRAENTRNARNARPTGAASPVGGPPTPVNDAGATGTTDARSRMPVMLSRLHAQHPPRWLQLAPDGSFRSFTGAETAEYTADAANVEVTSLADYVRRFPWTEPFTLVARPGQTARYDDASGRYTLAD from the coding sequence ATGACCGACGACGGTGGCGCCCCGGCCCTCCCCCTCGCTGAGCCCGACGAGTCCTTCCCGCTCCACGTGTGGAACGCGTTCGGGGTCACGCCGCGCGTGCTCACCGAGAAGATCGGCGGCTCCGTCATGGTGGTGGCCAAGACGCCGCCCGACCAGGACGAGGGCGGCCCGGTCACGGTGATGACCGCCGGCGTCGGGCGGCTGCCCGTCGACGGCGCCCTCCCGGTCGAGCTGGCCGTCGAGGTGCCCCCCGGTCAGGAGGGCGCAGCGCTCGTCGCGCTGCGGATCGTCGCGAACGACGTCGCGACCCGGCGCCGTGTCCCACCCGTGGACACGCCGTGGCGCAACGGCACGCCCTTCCTCTCGGGGACGCAGATCGCCGCCATCGTGGCGACCACCTCGCGCTGGGGCGCCTCCTTCGACGAGGTCCGCAACCCGGCCGGCGAGCTCGTCGGCCACGTCCGGACGCTCCGCCTGATCACCGATCCCGAGGCGGCCGTCATGGCGGCCGAGGGCTGGGCCGGCCTCCTGGCGCGGGCCGGGTCGATCGACGCGCTGCTCGACGTGCAGCGAACCAGCACCGTGCCCGCCCCCGGCGGCGCCCCCGTCACGGGCGCGGGGAACCGGGCGGAGAACACCCGGAACGCCCGGAACGCCCGGCCGACCGGGGCCGCGAGCCCCGTCGGCGGCCCGCCCACCCCCGTGAACGACGCCGGCGCCACCGGCACGACCGACGCGCGCTCCCGGATGCCCGTCATGCTCTCCCGGCTGCACGCGCAGCACCCGCCGCGCTGGCTGCAGCTTGCTCCGGACGGGTCGTTCCGCTCGTTCACGGGTGCCGAGACCGCCGAGTACACGGCCGACGCGGCGAACGTCGAGGTCACCTCGCTGGCCGACTACGTCCGACGCTTCCCGTGGACCGAGCCCTTCACGCTCGTGGCCCGGCCGGGCCAGACGGCGCGCTACGACGACGCGTCGGGCCGCTACACGCTCGCCGACTGA
- the uxuA gene encoding mannonate dehydratase yields MEHTWRWFGPEDPVRLSDIRQAGATGVVTALHHVPNGEVWEVAEIQRRKDQIEAAGLTWSVVESIPVHEDIKRGLPTRDRYLERYAQSVRNLAACGIDVVCYNVMPVLDWTRTDLAYPLPDGAWALRFDHVAFAAFDLFILQRPGAREEHDEADVAAARAYHEALGEGERERLVASIIAGLPGTEEHYTLDTIRERVAGYDGIDRDALRENVAVFLRHVVPVAEGVGVRMAAHPDDPPRPLLGLPRVLSTLADARWWLDVVDVPANGLTFCTGSYGVRPDNDLVAMVRELAPRLHFVHLRSTRREADPRSFHESYHLGSAVGADVDMVGVVREIVREERRRREVGLTGPRHRLPMRPDHGHQLLYDQESGRRTNPGYSLLGRMKGLAELRGIEAAVNALA; encoded by the coding sequence ATGGAGCACACCTGGCGCTGGTTCGGCCCCGAGGATCCCGTCCGGCTGAGCGACATCCGACAGGCGGGCGCCACCGGCGTCGTCACCGCCCTGCACCACGTCCCCAACGGTGAGGTGTGGGAGGTTGCCGAGATCCAGCGTCGCAAGGACCAGATCGAGGCGGCGGGGCTCACGTGGTCGGTCGTCGAGTCGATCCCGGTCCACGAGGACATCAAGCGTGGTCTGCCGACCCGGGACCGCTATCTCGAGCGCTACGCGCAGTCCGTGCGCAACCTCGCGGCGTGCGGCATCGACGTCGTCTGCTACAACGTCATGCCGGTCCTCGACTGGACCCGCACCGACCTCGCCTACCCGCTGCCGGACGGGGCGTGGGCGCTCCGCTTCGACCACGTCGCGTTCGCGGCGTTCGACCTGTTCATCCTCCAGCGTCCCGGCGCCCGCGAGGAGCACGACGAGGCGGACGTCGCCGCCGCGCGGGCGTACCACGAGGCGCTGGGGGAGGGCGAGCGCGAGCGCCTGGTCGCGTCGATCATCGCGGGACTGCCCGGGACCGAGGAGCACTACACGCTCGACACCATCCGCGAGCGGGTCGCCGGCTACGACGGGATCGACCGCGACGCGCTGCGTGAGAACGTCGCCGTGTTCCTCCGGCACGTCGTCCCGGTCGCCGAGGGGGTCGGCGTGCGGATGGCCGCCCACCCCGACGACCCGCCCCGGCCGCTGCTCGGCCTGCCGCGCGTCCTCTCGACCCTCGCGGACGCTCGCTGGTGGCTCGACGTCGTCGACGTCCCAGCCAACGGGCTGACGTTCTGCACGGGGTCCTACGGGGTGCGGCCAGACAACGACCTCGTCGCGATGGTCCGCGAGCTCGCGCCGCGCCTCCACTTCGTGCACCTGCGCTCGACCCGTCGCGAGGCCGATCCGCGCTCGTTCCACGAGAGCTACCACCTCGGGTCCGCCGTCGGCGCCGACGTCGACATGGTCGGCGTCGTCCGCGAGATCGTCCGCGAGGAGCGCCGCCGTCGGGAGGTCGGCCTCACGGGGCCGCGGCACCGACTGCCGATGCGTCCCGACCACGGCCACCAGCTCCTGTACGACCAGGAGTCGGGGCGGCGCACCAACCCCGGGTACTCGCTGCTCGGGCGGATGAAGGGACTGGCGGAGCTGCGCGGCATCGAGGCGGCGGTCAACGCACTCGCGTAG
- a CDS encoding LacI family DNA-binding transcriptional regulator: MRSTGPARGRPTSRDVARLAGVGQSTVSYVLSGTGRISAETRRRVLDAAAALGYRPNLTARSMRTGRTGRLALLLATPGEARGGLLSAASRAATDAGYTLDMRTVPTDSTRAAVVREVLDSGLYEGVLSFVPLDDAEGSPDAPDAQDTPTATDGPAVVVLADTFDAQMRVTGPAIGPEPIRELVAGLAARGHRRFLHLAGGLDFRSAQARRDAYLASVTELGLTDLGVVECGWAGARALEVVRGLPDDLAPVAIVAANDILATAAVRGLTERGLRVPADAAVTGWDDQPTSEFQTPSLTSVRIDFAALGAWAVRTLVARVREEEPPAQPDGFQRVLWRESTG, encoded by the coding sequence ATGCGAAGCACGGGGCCCGCGCGGGGCCGCCCGACGAGCCGGGACGTGGCCCGGCTCGCCGGCGTCGGCCAGTCGACGGTGTCCTACGTGCTGTCCGGGACGGGCCGCATCTCCGCGGAGACGCGGCGCCGCGTGCTCGACGCGGCCGCCGCCCTCGGCTACCGCCCCAACCTCACGGCGCGCTCGATGCGGACCGGACGCACGGGCCGCCTCGCCCTCCTGCTCGCGACGCCCGGCGAGGCGCGCGGCGGCCTCCTCTCCGCGGCGAGCCGGGCCGCGACGGATGCCGGCTACACGCTCGACATGCGCACGGTGCCGACGGACTCCACGCGGGCGGCCGTCGTGCGCGAGGTGCTGGACTCCGGCCTGTACGAGGGCGTCCTGTCGTTCGTCCCGCTCGACGACGCGGAGGGGAGCCCGGACGCCCCGGACGCCCAGGACACCCCGACCGCGACGGACGGGCCCGCCGTCGTCGTGCTCGCCGACACGTTCGACGCGCAGATGCGCGTCACCGGTCCCGCCATCGGCCCCGAGCCGATCCGCGAGCTCGTCGCCGGCCTGGCCGCGCGCGGCCACCGACGCTTCCTCCACCTCGCCGGCGGCCTCGACTTCCGCTCGGCCCAGGCCCGGCGGGACGCCTACCTCGCGAGCGTGACGGAGCTCGGGCTGACCGATCTCGGCGTCGTGGAGTGCGGCTGGGCTGGCGCACGCGCCCTCGAGGTCGTGCGCGGGCTGCCGGACGACCTCGCGCCGGTCGCGATCGTCGCGGCCAACGACATCCTCGCCACCGCCGCCGTCCGCGGCCTCACGGAGCGCGGGCTGCGCGTTCCGGCCGACGCTGCCGTGACGGGGTGGGACGACCAGCCGACGAGCGAGTTCCAGACCCCGTCGCTCACGTCGGTCCGGATCGACTTCGCCGCGCTCGGGGCGTGGGCGGTGCGGACGCTCGTCGCCCGCGTGCGGGAGGAGGAGCCCCCGGCGCAGCCGGACGGGTTCCAGCGCGTCCTGTGGCGGGAGTCGACCGGCTGA
- a CDS encoding Gfo/Idh/MocA family protein: MIKVGVIGIGGISRAHIAGYLAHPERCEIVAMADIVPGKAATKAAAAGLDAVRCYDSAQAMLEAEDLDLVSISTPPESHAELAVAALEHGVNVLVEKPMAPSLEECDAMIAAERASGKTLSVIAQNRFRDDVLVLKDVLDSGLIGPVSHVRVSSAWWRGLPYYDLWWRGTWDVEGGGCTLNHAIHHVDLLLWFLGRPESVVALLTNAQHENSEVEDLSVALLRYGRAIAELTSSVVHHGEQQEIVIHGREAMVAQPWSVVADVTAPNGFPAPGGNAELVARIEEVAAAREPLAHTLHPGQIGDVLAALADGRAPLVTSADGRAAVELVTAIYEAGIEGGSVELPLAADDPYRRDGHRAARAPRFYEKSASVAELDEDIVVGSSADR; the protein is encoded by the coding sequence GTGATCAAGGTCGGCGTCATCGGCATCGGTGGCATCAGCAGGGCGCACATCGCGGGGTACCTCGCCCATCCCGAGCGCTGCGAGATCGTCGCGATGGCGGACATCGTCCCCGGCAAGGCGGCGACGAAGGCCGCGGCGGCCGGCCTCGACGCCGTGCGCTGCTACGACTCGGCGCAGGCGATGCTGGAGGCCGAGGACCTCGACCTCGTCAGCATCTCGACGCCGCCGGAGAGCCACGCCGAGCTGGCCGTCGCGGCGCTCGAGCACGGCGTCAACGTGCTGGTCGAGAAGCCGATGGCCCCCTCCCTCGAGGAGTGCGACGCCATGATCGCCGCCGAGCGCGCCTCGGGGAAGACGCTCTCGGTCATCGCGCAGAACCGCTTCCGCGACGACGTGCTCGTGCTCAAGGACGTCCTCGACTCCGGTCTCATCGGCCCGGTGTCCCACGTCCGGGTCAGCTCGGCCTGGTGGCGCGGCCTGCCGTACTACGACCTGTGGTGGCGCGGCACGTGGGACGTCGAGGGCGGCGGCTGCACGCTCAACCACGCCATCCACCACGTCGACCTGCTCCTGTGGTTCCTCGGCCGGCCCGAGTCCGTGGTGGCGCTCCTGACGAACGCCCAGCACGAGAACTCCGAGGTCGAGGACCTCTCCGTCGCGCTCCTGCGCTACGGCCGGGCGATCGCCGAGCTGACCAGCTCCGTCGTCCACCACGGCGAGCAGCAGGAGATCGTCATCCACGGCCGCGAGGCGATGGTCGCGCAGCCGTGGTCGGTCGTCGCCGACGTCACCGCGCCGAACGGCTTCCCGGCGCCCGGCGGCAACGCCGAGCTCGTCGCCCGGATCGAGGAGGTCGCCGCCGCGCGCGAGCCGCTCGCGCACACGCTCCACCCCGGTCAGATCGGCGACGTGCTCGCCGCGCTCGCGGACGGCCGGGCCCCCCTCGTCACGAGCGCCGACGGCCGCGCCGCCGTCGAGCTGGTCACCGCGATCTACGAGGCGGGGATCGAGGGCGGCAGCGTCGAGCTGCCGCTCGCCGCCGACGACCCCTATCGCCGCGACGGGCACCGCGCCGCCCGCGCGCCCCGGTTCTACGAGAAGTCCGCGTCGGTGGCCGAGCTGGACGAGGACATCGTCGTCGGCTCCTCGGCCGACCGCTGA
- a CDS encoding Gfo/Idh/MocA family protein, translating to MTVSEGAAYRPQPMPRPTVEPGELVVAAAHLDHGHIYGMIEGLLGAGATLGWVYDPDPAKVAAFVERFPQARVARSEAEILDDDAVRLVAGAAVTSERAPFGVRVMDAGKDYFTDKAPLVSLDQLDDVRAAVARTGRRYAVYYSERIHVEAAVLAGQLVERGAIGRVIQVMSMGPHRVGDPATRPDWFFERASYGGILCDIGSHNFEQILHYTGSRDAELVGSTIANYHHPDHPQLDDFGDAHVVTDNGATGYVRVDWLTPRGLGTWGDGRTFLLGTDGYIELRKYVNVATERSGGHVFLVDGDGEHHLRADGTVGFPFFGQLARDVLDRTETAMTQEHALKAAELSVRAQILARDLTPGPDRG from the coding sequence GTGACCGTCTCCGAGGGCGCCGCCTACCGCCCCCAGCCCATGCCCCGCCCGACCGTCGAGCCCGGTGAGCTCGTCGTCGCCGCCGCCCACCTCGACCACGGCCACATCTACGGCATGATCGAGGGCCTGCTCGGCGCCGGCGCCACCCTCGGCTGGGTCTACGACCCCGACCCCGCGAAGGTCGCCGCGTTCGTCGAGCGCTTCCCGCAGGCCCGCGTCGCGCGCAGCGAGGCGGAGATCCTCGACGACGACGCGGTGCGCCTCGTCGCGGGCGCCGCCGTGACGAGCGAGCGGGCCCCGTTCGGCGTCCGGGTGATGGACGCGGGCAAGGACTACTTCACCGACAAGGCGCCGCTGGTCTCGCTCGACCAGCTCGACGACGTCCGCGCCGCCGTCGCGCGCACCGGTCGCCGGTACGCCGTCTACTACTCCGAGCGGATCCACGTCGAGGCCGCCGTCCTCGCCGGCCAGCTCGTCGAGCGTGGTGCGATCGGCCGCGTCATCCAGGTCATGTCGATGGGTCCCCACCGCGTCGGCGATCCCGCGACCCGCCCCGACTGGTTCTTCGAGCGCGCCAGCTACGGCGGCATCCTGTGCGACATCGGCAGCCACAACTTCGAGCAGATCCTCCACTACACGGGGTCGCGCGACGCCGAGCTCGTCGGCTCGACCATCGCGAACTACCACCACCCCGACCATCCGCAGCTCGACGACTTCGGCGACGCCCACGTCGTCACGGACAACGGGGCGACGGGCTACGTCCGCGTCGACTGGCTCACCCCCCGGGGCCTCGGCACGTGGGGCGACGGGCGCACGTTCCTGCTCGGCACCGACGGCTACATCGAGCTGCGCAAGTACGTCAACGTCGCGACCGAGCGCTCCGGCGGTCACGTCTTCCTCGTCGACGGCGACGGCGAGCACCACCTGCGCGCCGACGGCACGGTCGGGTTCCCGTTCTTCGGCCAGCTCGCGCGCGACGTCCTCGACCGCACCGAGACGGCGATGACCCAGGAGCACGCCCTCAAGGCGGCCGAGCTCAGCGTCCGCGCGCAGATCCTGGCGCGCGACCTCACGCCGGGTCCGGACCGCGGATGA
- a CDS encoding Gfo/Idh/MocA family protein codes for MNPATSPGRPELAGRSGRPVRFAVVGCGNIARTHAAALARLRELGDVELAAFVDVLPERALALGAQHGGPARTWAETLADDAVDAVTICTPSWTHAELALAALAAGKHVVVEKPMDADLEAARRLRDAARASDRVLAVISQHRFDPATEDAARILAEGGLGTLVLVEARVPWWRPQSYYDADPWRGTLAGDGGGALINQAIHTVDLMLALAGPVASVQAIATTRVHRIEVEDVIVASLRFASGALGTLSATTASAPGFPARLSLAGDGGALAIEGDALVLDERADGSRGAVAVPRLDAVAVAAGGSRSVSGAGAGAAAGRASGTGLAWGDAHERQLADAVAAIRGGVAPRSGGGEGYAALELVDAIYRAAREGRAIDLAP; via the coding sequence ATGAACCCGGCGACGAGCCCCGGCCGGCCCGAGCTGGCCGGTCGGAGCGGCCGCCCGGTCCGGTTCGCCGTCGTCGGCTGCGGCAACATCGCCCGGACGCACGCGGCGGCGCTCGCCCGGCTGCGCGAGCTGGGCGACGTGGAGCTCGCGGCGTTCGTCGACGTCCTCCCCGAGCGGGCGCTCGCGCTGGGGGCGCAGCACGGCGGTCCCGCCCGGACGTGGGCCGAGACGCTGGCGGACGACGCCGTCGACGCCGTCACCATCTGCACGCCGAGCTGGACGCACGCCGAGCTGGCGCTCGCGGCGCTCGCGGCGGGCAAGCACGTCGTCGTCGAGAAGCCGATGGACGCCGACCTCGAAGCTGCGCGGCGGCTGCGCGACGCCGCCCGCGCGAGCGACCGGGTGCTGGCCGTCATCAGTCAGCACCGGTTCGACCCCGCGACCGAGGACGCGGCCCGCATCCTCGCCGAGGGAGGGCTCGGCACGCTCGTGCTGGTCGAGGCCCGGGTGCCGTGGTGGCGCCCGCAGTCCTACTACGACGCGGACCCGTGGCGGGGCACGCTCGCCGGCGACGGGGGTGGCGCCCTCATCAACCAGGCCATCCACACGGTCGACCTCATGCTGGCCCTGGCCGGCCCGGTGGCGAGCGTCCAAGCCATCGCGACGACGCGCGTGCACCGGATCGAGGTCGAGGACGTCATCGTCGCCTCGCTGCGGTTCGCGAGCGGCGCGCTGGGGACGCTGTCCGCGACGACGGCCTCGGCCCCCGGCTTCCCCGCCCGGCTCTCGCTCGCCGGGGACGGCGGGGCCCTCGCGATCGAGGGCGACGCGCTCGTGCTCGACGAGCGGGCCGACGGCTCGCGCGGTGCGGTCGCGGTGCCGCGGCTGGATGCTGTCGCGGTCGCCGCGGGCGGGAGCCGTTCGGTGTCGGGTGCTGGTGCTGGTGCGGCGGCCGGTCGCGCCTCGGGCACCGGGCTCGCCTGGGGCGACGCCCACGAGCGGCAGCTCGCCGACGCGGTCGCGGCGATCCGCGGCGGCGTCGCCCCGCGCTCCGGCGGGGGCGAGGGGTACGCGGCGCTCGAGCTGGTCGACGCGATCTACCGCGCCGCGCGCGAGGGCCGCGCGATCGATCTCGCGCCCTAG
- the manD gene encoding D-mannonate dehydratase ManD: MATIDRAEVLITSPGRNFVTLRITTSDGVVGLGDATLNGRELAVAAYLRDHLVPLLIGRDPARIEDMWQYLFRGAYWRRGPVTMTAIAAVDVALWDIKGRVAGLPLYQLLGGRSREEVLVYAHASGSSVEEMLDDVAAAREAGYRAIRVQCAVPGSAGTYGVKKNGRYEPADHALPDEQPWDTEAYLQFAPGYLAAAREALGDGFPLLHDVHHRLAPLEAARFGRSVEPLHLFWMEDPTPVDSQDSFRLIRQHTTTPIAVGETLSSIYDVKQLITEQLIDYVRTTVVHAGGITHLRRIFDLADLYGVRSGSHGASDLSPVTQSAAVHLDTAIPNFGIQEHMGYPDLVAEVFHGGATYAGGALHPSEEPGLGVTYDDAAAARFEYSPKYLPVARRLDGSVHDW; this comes from the coding sequence ATGGCCACGATCGACCGCGCCGAGGTCCTCATCACGAGTCCCGGCAGAAACTTCGTCACGCTGCGCATCACGACCTCCGACGGCGTCGTCGGGCTCGGCGACGCGACGCTCAACGGGCGCGAGCTCGCCGTCGCCGCGTACCTGCGCGACCACCTCGTCCCCCTGCTCATCGGCCGCGACCCGGCGCGGATCGAGGACATGTGGCAGTACCTCTTCCGCGGGGCCTACTGGCGTCGCGGTCCCGTCACGATGACGGCGATCGCCGCGGTCGACGTCGCGCTCTGGGACATCAAGGGCCGGGTCGCGGGCCTGCCGCTCTACCAGCTGCTCGGGGGCCGCAGCCGCGAGGAGGTGCTGGTCTACGCGCACGCCTCGGGCTCCAGCGTCGAGGAGATGCTCGACGACGTCGCGGCCGCCCGCGAGGCCGGGTACCGGGCGATCCGCGTCCAGTGCGCCGTGCCGGGCAGCGCGGGGACCTACGGCGTCAAGAAGAACGGGCGGTACGAGCCGGCCGACCACGCGCTGCCCGACGAGCAGCCCTGGGACACCGAGGCGTACCTCCAGTTCGCGCCGGGCTACCTGGCCGCGGCGCGCGAGGCGCTCGGTGACGGGTTCCCGCTCCTGCACGACGTGCACCACCGGCTCGCGCCGCTCGAGGCCGCCCGGTTCGGCCGGAGCGTCGAGCCCCTCCACCTGTTCTGGATGGAGGACCCCACCCCGGTCGACTCCCAGGACTCGTTCCGCCTCATCCGCCAGCACACGACGACGCCGATCGCGGTGGGCGAGACCTTGTCATCGATCTACGACGTCAAGCAGCTCATCACGGAGCAGCTCATCGACTACGTCCGCACGACCGTCGTGCACGCGGGCGGGATCACGCACCTGCGCCGGATCTTCGACCTCGCCGACCTCTACGGCGTCCGCTCGGGCAGCCACGGCGCCTCGGACCTCTCGCCGGTGACGCAGTCGGCCGCCGTCCACCTCGACACCGCCATCCCCAACTTCGGCATCCAGGAGCACATGGGCTACCCGGACCTCGTGGCCGAGGTCTTCCACGGCGGCGCGACCTACGCCGGCGGCGCGCTCCACCCGAGCGAGGAGCCCGGCCTCGGCGTCACGTACGACGACGCGGCGGCCGCCCGGTTCGAGTACTCCCCGAAGTACCTGCCCGTCGCGCGCCGGCTCGACGGCTCCGTGCACGACTGGTGA
- a CDS encoding GntR family transcriptional regulator, protein MRHRRGTTREVVHTELRRRILTLTTPPGAPISENDIAADLGVSRTPVREALILLGDEGLVEVYPQVGTFASLVDIERVRDAQFLRESVEVASLASLAGDGDDGGGSGAGLDPEVLARLRENIAAQREALEDSERFFDLDEAFHRDLMTLAGHGGVWPSVVSAKGHLDRARRLGMAEIRPASQNLEQHAAILDAAADGRGEEAVALLRGHLRSVLEDVVRIRELHPELFARPGSHRVRG, encoded by the coding sequence ATGAGACACCGCAGGGGGACGACGCGCGAGGTCGTGCACACCGAGCTGCGCCGGCGCATCCTCACCCTGACGACGCCGCCCGGCGCACCCATCTCCGAGAACGACATCGCCGCCGACCTCGGCGTCTCCCGCACGCCCGTCCGCGAGGCACTCATCCTGCTCGGCGACGAGGGGCTGGTCGAGGTGTACCCGCAGGTCGGGACGTTCGCGTCGCTCGTCGACATCGAGCGGGTGCGCGACGCGCAGTTCCTGCGCGAGTCGGTCGAGGTGGCCTCGCTCGCGTCGCTCGCGGGCGACGGCGACGACGGGGGTGGCTCCGGCGCCGGGCTCGATCCGGAGGTGCTGGCGCGGCTGCGGGAGAACATCGCGGCGCAGCGCGAGGCGCTGGAGGACTCCGAGCGGTTCTTCGACCTCGACGAGGCCTTCCACCGCGACCTCATGACGCTCGCCGGCCACGGCGGGGTCTGGCCGTCGGTCGTGTCGGCCAAGGGGCATCTCGACCGCGCCCGACGGCTCGGCATGGCCGAGATCCGGCCGGCGTCGCAGAACCTCGAGCAGCACGCGGCCATCCTCGACGCGGCAGCCGACGGGCGGGGCGAGGAGGCCGTGGCGCTGCTGCGCGGGCACCTGCGCTCCGTGCTGGAGGACGTCGTCCGGATCCGCGAGCTCCACCCGGAGCTGTTCGCGCGTCCCGGCAGCCACCGCGTCCGGGGCTGA